Part of the Vigna unguiculata cultivar IT97K-499-35 chromosome 3, ASM411807v1, whole genome shotgun sequence genome, aatttaaaaaaatagttactaaaattagtaaaataataaaactgatttttttattataaataattatttaaatttaaaatacaataattaagaggataaaattgataaaataaaaaggacaccaaaaatgtttatctctttatatatgtagttgtattaatattaatattattattattagtagtagtattaaaaaaaatttatcactacgcgatattatcatagtggtattattattattattattattattattattattattattattattattatacttagccacatattttacttttatttactacgagatcatattacaattatttgctctttgtatttgttttgttattcattttatctttatgtcttggtattttttgaattgaaaaaaaatagttactaaaattagtagaataataaaactgacaaataattttttattatgaataattatttaaattgaataaataataattaagaggataaaaatgtaaaaacaaaaaaagacataaaaaatgtgtatctctttACATATTTAgttagtgtattattattattattattattattattattattattattattattattatcactatgggatattattattattattattattattattattattataatagttagacacacatattaatttaatttactacGAGATCATATCTCAATTAGTTGTCCTTCTTGATTGTTTGGTTGTTGttgtatttatctttatatgtaattatagattattagtatGTTAACATTAACCTTGCTATttttgacattaatatttataacataaacattatcattattattatcatttgtttgttattattagtatcattattatttttattattaatattattaatattcatagtgatgttattagtataagtgtttttttttaattataaaaaatgttattatactaaatacttttgctaaatagatttttaatcttttaaaatttttataatttataattcatatttatattataattattttaatggttaaataaatataataacaaatatattattactcTAAACATAtttgcaataaataaaaaaatatgcataCATGCACGCACGggtcatatattattataattattttgtaaaatcaattaactacaacatattgtgatattaattttatttattatatttaaaattgaatttacaaattcatttcattgataataatatttaaaacaatataacctaattttcatgatatttattattttatttttatattattgttattattatcaattataactctaattatagttattattattattattatcagctctaattttaataataattaattattattattattaactataattattatgattagtATTACTaccaactataattattattattattattattattattattaactacaattatttctattatcatgattagtaaaataataaaactgacaaataattttttattatgtataattatttaaattgaataaataataattaagaggataaaaatgtaaaaacaaaaaaggacataaaaaatgtgtatctctttACATATTTAgttagtgtattattattattattactattattattattttttttttatcactacgagatattattataatgatattattgttgttattattattattattgttgttgttgttgttattactactatattattattatagttagacacacatcttaaattaatttactacggatcgtatttcaattacttgtcatttttatttgttttgttgttaatgtatatttttgtatataattataaattattatagttgacattagccttagtgttagcattaatattaatattaatatttataacataaatattattattattattggtttattattatttttattattattattactattcataatggtgttattattataagtgtgcttttttcaattataaaaaatgttgttatactaaatatttttgttaaatagagttttaattttttaaatttttataatttataatttatattaatattaatattagtatttttaatggttaaataaatataatagtaattatattattattctaaaaaattttaaaataaaaaaagtaaaaaatttttGCTCAATTAACtatattatattgtgatatcaattctatttattatatttaaaactgaaattattattgcatcacttagatttactattttattacttgaataacaacatttataataatataacttaattttcataatatttcattacatcataatttcactattttactatttaatatacaaaataaaacaaatacgtCCCGTGCATACGCACGGCTCGATATACTTGTTTAGAACTGAAAACAAAAGTAGTTCTACTTTGGCATATATTTCCCAAAGGGTTTGagtttttgtaaatttgtatgGAAAAggtttcttttagaaaaaaattcatacctAAATGTTtgcaattatttatatttatatttattccaTTCCGCAGGTCCACCAAACCTGATCAAATCATGGTTAAAAGGCTTACCCTACTTCAACCATAGTTTACTCTGATAACGCGATCCAACGGTTTATGATCAAGATGCTCCACTCGTGGACACGTGGACGGTAAGATTTCATCTGAACCGCCTCCACGGTCGTTATTATTGGGCTAACATCGAGATTAGGGTTTCAGAAGCTGAGGCTCTATCTTCACACAAGcatattttctctttcatcttAATCTGTCTCTTCTTTGAAGTTTTCGTAGATCTTCGAATCATGGAGATGGAACGCGTTTTCGAATTTCCCCACTCTCACATGGATCGGCGACCGAGAAAGAGAGCGAGGTTGGGCTGGGACATTCCTGAGGTCCCTAAGGTAGCTTATTCATCCTAAAATATCAGATCTGatgatttcttttcttttcttgttctATTATCGTTTCTGCCTGTAGATCTGGTGGAATATGTGTAGATTAGGTTTTGTTTGGATCAGGTAACGTTTCCTTTTGTCTCACAGGGTTTGTATGACgatattttctgttttattgATGGGATCTGTAACTTTTTGCCCTTTTACTCAATATTGCGTGACTTTGTATCGGTAGAACAATTGATCTTCggtattttaatacttttactttatttttgtttgtataattaattttatgttgtcTCTGTGGTAAAATTGGTTTCATGTCTGATTTATTTGTGCATAGATCTGGTTTTTGATCTCTATAGATTTTCGTTATCGTTTTTAAGAATGGAGTTTCATATGCTTCTTACAGTTTCTGTTCTTGCTGAATAACTTTTATTGACGCGATTCTCTGTTTATGttcacatatttataaatatatttcaaacttTAGATGTGTGATTTACATCATCAGATCATTTGTTTTCATGTAGTGCAAAATAGTTTTGGAAACAATCATTCGTAAATAGGGCTGTTATTCAAGATCTAATCTTTGAAACCTTACACAAGgtgaatttgtttaatttatttgttgttaATTTATTCTAAAGTGAATTATTGAAATTTCTTTCAACACCTGTCCTTTCTTTTGTCTTGCCCtggataattaatttttctactGGAGCTCCCTTGCCTATTTGattgatttcttattttttggTTATATTCTGAGTTGGTGGTGAGAGCGTAGGTTGCGTTAATTACACTGGgatgaagttttattttttaactattgagTGGTGCATGAATGGATGGTTGTGTGTAGGCTCAGGTAGGATTGTTTTGTGGACAAGATGTTGGGGCTATTTCAAGCTATGCTCCTTCGAGGGGTCCCTCAGAACATACCACTTGTTCCCTATTTGTTAAGGCTGTTGCTCAAAATGGTTCTCCCCCTTGGCGAGATGATGACAAAGATGGACATTACATGTTTGCGCTTGGAGATAATTTAACTTCTCGCTGTAATTACACTTACCATCATTAAGAAATTTACATtcatagttaatatttttagacCTGTAATAGTTGTTTGCGAAACTCAGCATTCACATGCATATGCATACTCGCATCCTGAACTTTTTAATTGTGGACACATGTCATGTTATTTAATACCTTAAACCACTTATTCCTGTTTCAACTGTAGATTTTTTTATCTTGCTGAGTTTTTATTTCCTAGTGTGGACAAACATTTGGACAGTATATGTTAAATGGATGTTGCAATTCACCGCATTACCTAGGGTtgtattgtttatatttttgtgtaatATGTTTGCAGATAAGATCCATAGCAAAATGGGTGAAGGAACTTTTGGGCAGGTCTTAGAATGCTGGGACCGAGAAAGGAAGGAAATGGTTGCGATTAAAATTGTCCGTGGGATAAAGAAGTATCGAGAAGCAGCCATGATAGAAATTGAGGTGTTGCAACAGCTTGGTAAACATGACAAAGGAGGCAATCGGTAAGTAGTTTAAATCTGATTTGAGTTCTATGCCTAAAAGCAAAGTACAGTGTAAAATCTTTGATTCCTTTGCATTGGTTAAATGAGCTTATTCCTTGCAGTTGTGTGCAAATACGGAACTGGTTTGACTATCGTAATCATATCTGTATTGTAAGTATTTAATTTGTGATGGAATGATTTCCccaatttacaaataatttgGGGGTTAAGACAACGATGAATTTAAATGGTTTTAACAGGTGTTTGAGAAACTTGGACCAAGCTTATACGATTTTCTTCGGAAAAACAATTATCGCTCATTTCCCATTGATCTTGTCCGCGAGATTGGCAGACAACTATTGGAATGTATAGCATGTGTGTAGTTTACTTGAACTAGCTTCCTTTTGAGCTAATTTTTTCCCATGTTTCGCACTGTATTctttattgatatatataattaattgcAAATGaccttcattattttatatagttaACTCCTAATGGCAAGTCTTAGACTGTGTTGGTTGTGTCACTGTTAACTTtctaatgaaataattttatttgcagTCATGCATGATTTGCGGATGATTCATACTGACCTGAAACCTGAAAACATATTACTAGTTTCGCCGGAATATGTCAAAGTGCCCGACTACAAGGTACTTTCCTTTTTCAGCACGTGGTTCTTAATTGTCTTTAAAGCTTGTATATGTGTAACTTTGTAATcgttaatttttatgttatattggattcaatcttttaaaaattaccttcaaaatgcGCTTCGTAACCATACTTTACGCAGTTTGTGGTTGATATGGGTAAGTATAAGTATTCAAGATAGTTGGtgatttgttgttttgtttaatGGTTAAAATATTGTAGTGCCTTATTTCATTGCATAGATTGGTTGATATCGCCTTATttcaatgtattttttttcagaGTTCGTCTAGATCACCAAGTACCTATTTCAAGAGAGTTCCCAAATCTAGCGCCATAAAGGTTATTGATTTTGGAAGCACCACTTACGAGCGAGATGATCAGACTTACATTGTATCAACTCGTCATTATAGAGCGCCTGAAGTTATCCTTGGTATGGAAAGCTGTGGAAGGAATGCATGCCTTAACTTGTTTGTTTGCACGTATTATCTTTTacaaatagttaattttaacatttgtgTATTAGGACTTGGCTGGAGCTATCCATGTGATATATGGAGTGTAGGATGTATATTGGTGGAGTTATGCACGGTATGTTTGCATCATTCATAACCTTTTGTTCATAGAACGActatccattttttattttgattgctATAACTTGCAAATTTCTTTTACAGGATCCAAAACCTTCTATTCATGAACGATTatccattttttcttttgtatgcTATAActtgttaatttcatttacagGGCGAAGCATTATTTCAGACTCATGAAAATTTAGAACATCTTGCTATGATGGAAAGGGTACTTGGTCCTTTACCACAGCACATGTTGAAGAGAGTCGAGTAAGTGTGACTTACCATGGTAACTTTCAATTGATCCATgtttaacttaattattaatgtGTATCTTGTTGTGCCAATGTGCAGTCGAAATGCTGAGAAGTATGTTAGGAGGGGTAGATTAGACTGGCCTGAGGGTGCAACCTCGAGGGAGAGTATCAAAGCTGTAATGAAGCTTCCTAGGTTACaggtttgtttaatttttaactttctcACTATACTACAGAAAAAgcaaaatgaattatttattactgATATTGGTCCGCACTTTTTTCTTCACAAATATTTGCAGAACCTTATAATGCAGCATGTAGATCATTCAGCAGGCGATCTCATACATCTGTTACAGGGATTACTTAGATTTGATCCCTCTGAAAGACTTACAGCCAAGGAAGCCCTTAGATATCCCTTCTTTATGAGAGATCACTTTAGGAGATAATACTTAAGATATTGTTTCAATGACCTTCCTAAGGATGTGTACATTTGTGTGATGTTTGGTTATTCTGCAGCTTTCCTCCTTATTTAGGGGATTTTGGAATCAATCTGAATTCAATGTacagaagaaaaaatatgttcTAAGGTTATGGTGAAAAGTTGGAGATGTATTTTTACCTTGAGCTTTGTGTTCTTGGATTTAATTTGTCCTTTCTAGGGTTCTTtgttactttaaattttatcgGTCCCCGCGTTGTATTATAGTCCGTATGTTGTTTTTGGTCATGGAGCGGTTTGGTTGTCCAGAAACTTTGAATATGAAGCTTAGGTAATGACAAGGTGACTGAAGGTGAGGTTGTTCGATTATCGTGATCTTGGTTCGtggttttctaaaattttcataatctgAGCTATATCTAACCTTTTTAGGTCTGTTTCTTTCTGAAAATTCAtccattaaaaatttaaatattagacTTTATCGATCAAGTtcctttatattttgtatttaaaaaatccAAACGATCACTATCAAAACTAGCTCAATTCGTTCGTCCTTTGATTATTTATGTAGTCTTCGAAAGGGGGTTTTACTCTGTATTTTCGGTAGTTTGCATTGTGCTTTAGTTTTCGAAGGTTGCAATGTTACAAAAAGTTTGGAGATGTTGCACATAGGAGGCCGAGAACAAGTTACAGACATGTTTACAAAGTCATTGCCAGCTGTTATTCAATAATTCTTGCTGAAACATTCCCATTATGCCATCTCCATTCTTCGTTTTTGGAGCTTCCAATCTTGGATTTGTTAAGCTCTAAtccattcaatttatattttaaaatatactttttatataaaactttgAACATAGTTAAAAGAAGGAATTTGTCAAGTGATAACTACGACATATttactcattatttttttaatgaagcTTGAAGAGTTTATGAATTGTGATTTTTAAAGTACATGTCTACTCAATCCACTGTAGTTTTTACCACTATCATATGGTGTAgtcattattttaattgttatctTTAAAGTATATTGAATTTGGAAAAAGAGGACCATGATAACAGAGGGTCAAATATCATCcgttaagataaaataataatcttatattatcttattatccttattatgttaatataatataaataatattatttcgtTATTTATTGTACTTTAGTGTATTTGTTATCCTGAGTCAGGTTTAACATGATTCGATGGTAGAAAAATTCTGTTATTCCTTCTTTGTATATaatcttcttaaatttaatttaataataataataattttttttattattctaaaactatttacattataatattagcttgaaaaaacatatataaccattttaaaattaaaaaaaagcaaTTCTATAAATGAAATAACTTAAATGCACCATttcattaacattaatttttatgataatacatcataatttctatttaacaattcgtatttgtatttataattatcataacacaaaaaattaaattatactattaatttgaatataaacttaaataatagaatttatattacttttgatttcaatatttatCTAAATTATTGAATGttgttccttaattttttttctcgaTATAAATATacgaatgaatttcatgacaaactaaataactacaacaaataaaaaatagagtatacttaattaattaatattttaataatttaaatagggAGGAAGATGTGACAGGGATGAATATTATGACAGAGATATATACATTCTCATATCTATATCCATTTTCAGTTAATGCgggaatttttcatcaaaacggAAATAAATTTGGATAATACCCACGAAATTTGTTATCTCTACATGTACTTCATACACGAGAGctttatacaatatattatattaaatggattaagagataaaattatataaatattttagttgaaaGTTGATTGTGAACATATCTATagttaaatatatgtatttccAATCTAGTTCTTACACAATAGCCTTATATAATATACAATGTTGTATCACATACATCAAGAAACAAGatcatcaatatattttagtataattatatgTGTTAGGAAtgcaagtgtgagtctaagtctcacatggacaaaaaataagaaagtagagcactatataagaataaagacttataaacccattgtcttaaggttttgggttgaaagtGGTATCAGTGCCTTATATGGTtggactcaggtctcattggtgttctatctccccagtgaaacccccattaagtgattatttatttattctatatttaaattctaaatcaTTAAAAAGTTTGTAATGATCATTTAATGCTTACAATCATgcgtgcttttttttttttaaataagataaaatataacaattcaaagcaataaagtaaaattacacggacttattaaaataagttcGAGAGAGATGTAGggtattctaaattataaaaaagaaggaTGCAGATGCTTTTCGTAACAGAACACATTAGGTGTTGAGTCACGCAAATAAATAAACAGCTTTACGcacaaatatatgtttaaaaaataagtgttaGAGCTAACACAGTTGACATTCAAACGAAAATATAGTTGACACTCTAAAATCTTAATAAATCACAATATGCACGccatatattttaatgaaaaactaACCATGTGATGATAAGATTTAAAGAATAAACAAGAATGATAAAAGGacacaataataaatattgttttcacACATACACCAGAGCAATATTAAATATGTAGTTTGTGAAGCGAAAAACACCGATTATTGAAATAGAATTCAGACTAACATATTTAAGTTCTGTCTTGATTCATGCTCACGAGTGGGAAGTTTAAACAAACTAAAGCTTTTGTCTACAATAAGGTTCGGCCTtgctattataaaataatttcattataaaattattttaaaatattattagcataacaataataataataataataataataataataataataataataataaatactaataataatgatgatgaccGGTAAATAAGGtagagaaaacaaaatatagttgATGAAAGCGATTTAGATAAAGGTATAAATAAAGCTTGACAATGAAGTAAACATGGAATTTATTTTGGACATAATTAAGACCAAGTCCAAAAAAGGGGCAACTTCAAAAAACTAGTTTTCTACAAAAAGtctcattttcaaataaaatttggtttttgAAAATAACTACAATCCCATTTCCATAAGCTTACACTTCCCTCCCTAAATGTTTGAAAAGGTCTTAATACATGTTTATATATAGAAACTTCAAAACAGTCAAAATCAACACAATGGATGATTAAAAccttttaaaatactttaaataatttcaaaagaacCTTTTTAAAACATCACACGAACTTCTTGACATATGCAATGAGGATAAAATGTTTAAGAGACCCACATCTAACAAATATATAagcttaaaaattatatattttttttcaaaataatctaaaagcacaaaataaaatgtattaaatatcttttaaaagattcaaaagttataataaaagttaGTAATACGGTAAccattgtttttcataaaaaaatattaattatattccaatgatcaaattaaattaaatatattatgttatttaattttaagccaataatattcaaaaattaaagaaaaataaactttcCTAGAAACGGAAAACAGAACAAAATGTTCTTATCGCTAAAGCATTAAGAATTTTCATTGAAGCTAAAATtcctaaaagaaaaattaaaaaatttgaaaagatgttttattttaattaaataaatatggttcttatatatatatatatatatatatatatttttttttttttcacaaaaaagtagaatatatttttaattgatttttttcttaaaattttg contains:
- the LOC114177973 gene encoding serine/threonine-protein kinase AFC2 isoform X3 codes for the protein MTKEAIVMHDLRMIHTDLKPENILLVSPEYVKVPDYKSSSRSPSTYFKRVPKSSAIKVIDFGSTTYERDDQTYIVSTRHYRAPEVILGLGWSYPCDIWSVGCILVELCTGEALFQTHENLEHLAMMERVLGPLPQHMLKRVDRNAEKYVRRGRLDWPEGATSRESIKAVMKLPRLQNLIMQHVDHSAGDLIHLLQGLLRFDPSERLTAKEALRYPFFMRDHFRR
- the LOC114177973 gene encoding serine/threonine-protein kinase AFC2 isoform X2, which codes for MGEGTFGQVLECWDRERKEMVAIKIVRGIKKYREAAMIEIEVLQQLGKHDKGGNRCVQIRNWFDYRNHICIVFEKLGPSLYDFLRKNNYRSFPIDLVREIGRQLLECIAFMHDLRMIHTDLKPENILLVSPEYVKVPDYKSSSRSPSTYFKRVPKSSAIKVIDFGSTTYERDDQTYIVSTRHYRAPEVILGLGWSYPCDIWSVGCILVELCTGEALFQTHENLEHLAMMERVLGPLPQHMLKRVDRNAEKYVRRGRLDWPEGATSRESIKAVMKLPRLQNLIMQHVDHSAGDLIHLLQGLLRFDPSERLTAKEALRYPFFMRDHFRR
- the LOC114177973 gene encoding serine/threonine-protein kinase AFC2 isoform X1, whose product is MEMERVFEFPHSHMDRRPRKRARLGWDIPEVPKAQVGLFCGQDVGAISSYAPSRGPSEHTTCSLFVKAVAQNGSPPWRDDDKDGHYMFALGDNLTSRYKIHSKMGEGTFGQVLECWDRERKEMVAIKIVRGIKKYREAAMIEIEVLQQLGKHDKGGNRCVQIRNWFDYRNHICIVFEKLGPSLYDFLRKNNYRSFPIDLVREIGRQLLECIAFMHDLRMIHTDLKPENILLVSPEYVKVPDYKSSSRSPSTYFKRVPKSSAIKVIDFGSTTYERDDQTYIVSTRHYRAPEVILGLGWSYPCDIWSVGCILVELCTGEALFQTHENLEHLAMMERVLGPLPQHMLKRVDRNAEKYVRRGRLDWPEGATSRESIKAVMKLPRLQNLIMQHVDHSAGDLIHLLQGLLRFDPSERLTAKEALRYPFFMRDHFRR